One window of the Enterococcus sp. 4G2_DIV0659 genome contains the following:
- a CDS encoding helix-turn-helix domain-containing protein, producing MNLKELGIMTFPEASERWNKERTYVLQQYNNYPEKFLEGTFTKIGNGKGTQIISREGMEYLTGMTEQEANNEVWKIIVLQDSNIVNEKIATSEKKAYLQYSKLVRDYLEWTGVSIKDIPKLTYLDKAQKNRGIKFDFGTVIYYKKEK from the coding sequence TTGAATTTGAAAGAGTTAGGTATCATGACGTTTCCTGAAGCAAGTGAAAGATGGAATAAAGAACGTACTTATGTTTTGCAGCAATATAATAATTATCCTGAAAAGTTCCTTGAGGGAACTTTTACTAAGATAGGGAACGGAAAAGGAACGCAAATCATAAGTAGAGAAGGTATGGAGTATCTAACTGGTATGACGGAACAAGAAGCAAATAATGAAGTATGGAAAATAATTGTTTTGCAGGACTCTAATATTGTAAATGAAAAAATTGCTACTTCAGAAAAAAAAGCTTACTTACAATATTCAAAACTTGTACGAGATTACTTAGAATGGACAGGTGTTTCTATAAAAGATATTCCAAAGCTAACGTACTTAGATAAGGCTCAAAAGAATCGTGGAATCAAATTTGACTTTGGCACAGTTATTTACTATAAAAAAGAAAAATGA